The Deinococcus multiflagellatus genome contains the following window.
GCGCTGTACAGCGCCGGGCTGCCAGTGGTGGAGCGCAACCAGCACTCGTACCGCGTGGGCTATTACGAGCCCCAGGTGGGCTTTGAGGCCGCCGTGTACGACCCGGGCCTGGACCTGAAGCTGAAAAACGACACCAGCGGCCCCATCCTGATCAAGACGGTGAACAACAACGCGACCAGCACCCTGGAAGTGCAGGTGTGGGGCATCAAGCCCGCGCGCACCGTGACGGTCAGCCCGGCCGTGATCACCGCGCGCATTCCGCACCCGGCGCCGCAGTACGTGGTTAACCCCGCCCTGCGCCCCGGCACCACGCGGCAGGTGGACTGGGCCGCCGACGGTTACAGCCTCTACATCACCCGCACCATCAAGGACGCCAGCGGCGTGCGCCAGGACCAGGTCAAGACGGTCTACAAGCCCTGGCGCGCGGTGTACGAAACCGGCCCGCGTGGCTAAGGCGGTGGAGGAGAGGAGCGGGCCGGGTGGCGCGCTCCTCTTTTTTTGGGTCGAGGGGTCGAGCCGTCGAGAGGGTCGAGAAAGGCCAGCTGGCGCTGCTCGACCCCTCGACTTCTGGCCCCCTCGACCTATCGAGAGACTTTAGAACCGGCGGCCCCGCTGCCCATCCCCACCTCTCGACTCCTCGACCTTTAGACTCCTCGACCCTTCACCCCACCCCCTGCCGCCTCACGAACGCCCGTTTGTTCCCCACGCTGGAACGCCCAGGCGTCTAGACGCACCTTGCAGGCCCATCAATGCGCCCCCTATGGTGGAGCCATGAGCGCGAAGATCGTGATCGTAATTCTTAGCACCGGGGGCACCCGAGGCTAGGTTGCGTCACCGCTTCGCCCACCCCCGCCCCAGATCAGGGCGGGGGCGCTTTTTTTCAGGAGGATCAGGCATGGGTTCAGAGCACGCGCCAGCGCAGCACGCACCGCACCTTTCTGCACCAGAGCGGGGCCAGATGAACGGAGCCAAGGCCCTGTGGGCCACCCTGGCCAACCACGGTATTTCCACGGTGTTCGGCTATCCCGGCGGGGCGATCATGCCGGTCTACGACGCCCTGACCTTCTACCCCGAGGTGCGCCATGTCCTGACCCGCCACGAGCAGGGCGCGGCCCACGCCGCCGAGGGCTGGGCCAAGGCCACAGGCGAACTGGGCGTGTGCATGGCGACCAGCGGCCCCGGCGCTACCAACCTCGTGACCGGGCTGGCCGACGCCATGCTGGACAGTGTGCCGCTGCTGGCAATCACCGGCAACGTGGCCAGCCACCTGATGGGCACCGACGCCTTTCAGGAAGCGGACATCACCGGAATCACCCTGCCCATCACCAAGCACAATTACGTCGTGCGGGATGTGGCGGAACTGCCGCGCATTGTGGCCGAGGCGATTCGCATTGCCCGCTCCGGGCGCCCGGGGCCGGTGCTGGTGGACATTCCCAAAGATATTCAGCTGGCCCCCTACCACGGCGACATTCCGGCGCCCCACGCCCGCCCGGAGATTCCCGCGCCCAGCCCAGAGTCCATTGAGCGCGCCTGCGAGTTGCTGCGCGGCGCCAAAAAGCCAGTGATGATGGTGGGGGGCGGCAGCCTGGACGCCGCCGCCGAGATCACCGCCCTGGCCCGCGCCTGGGACATCCCGGTGATCACCACCCTGATGGGCCTGGGCACCTTTCCCGCCAGCGATCCGCTGTGGCTGGGGATGCCCGGCATGCACGGCTCGGTGGCGGCCAACCGCGCGATCAGCGAGGCGGATGTGCTGCTGGGCCTGGGGCTGCGTTTCGATGACCGGGTGACGGGCCGCGTGAGTGGCTTTGCGCCCCACGCCGCCATCATCCATGTGGACCTGGACGCTGCCGAGATTGGCAAGATCGTGCGCACCCATGTGCCGGTGCGCGGCGACGCCGCCCAGGCCGCCCGCCTGCTGGCCGAGGGCGCCCAGCCGCCGGCCCGTGCTGAGTGGCGCGCGCAACTGGACGCCTGGAAGGCCCGCACCGAGACCCCCAGCCACTGGGGCGCGGGCTCCGCCGTCAAGGCCGTGGTGGACCGCCTGCGCCCCGATGACCTGCTCTCAAGCGATGTGGGCCAGCACCAGATGCTCGCCGCGCAGCTGGCCCGCTTTGAAAAGCCCCGCCGCTGGATCAACTCGGGCGGGCTGGGCACCATGGGCTTTGGCCTGCCCGCGGCCATTGGCGCCGGGATGGCCGAGCCCGGGGTGCGCTCGGTGGTCATTGCCGGGGACGGCGGCTTTCAGATGACGGCCCAGGAACTCGCCACGCTGAAGATGTACGACATCCGCAACGTGAAAATCTGCATCATCAACAACTCCTACCTGGGCATGGTGCGCCAGTGGCAGGAACTGTTCCACGAAAAGCGCTATTCCGAAGTGTGGCTGGGCGACTCCAACCCCGATTTCGTGAAACTGGCCGACGCCTACGACGTACCCGCCTACCGCGCCAGCACCGCCGAAGAACTGCCCGGCGCCATAGACGCGTGGCTGGCCGACCCCAGGAGCGCCCTGCTGGAAGTCGTGGTGCCGCACGAGCACGGCGTGTTCCCCATGGTCCCGGCGGGGGCCGCCCTGTCCGAGATGATCGAAACCGAGCCGGCACGCCCCGGCGCCCCCACCCCGGAGGCGAGCGAAGCATGACCCCCGAGCAGCCCACGCCCGACCACCTGCTGTCCATCCTGGTGCGCGACGAACCGCGCGTCCTGACCCGGATCACGGCCCTCTTTGGCCGCCGGGGCTACAACA
Protein-coding sequences here:
- the ilvB gene encoding biosynthetic-type acetolactate synthase large subunit, whose product is MNGAKALWATLANHGISTVFGYPGGAIMPVYDALTFYPEVRHVLTRHEQGAAHAAEGWAKATGELGVCMATSGPGATNLVTGLADAMLDSVPLLAITGNVASHLMGTDAFQEADITGITLPITKHNYVVRDVAELPRIVAEAIRIARSGRPGPVLVDIPKDIQLAPYHGDIPAPHARPEIPAPSPESIERACELLRGAKKPVMMVGGGSLDAAAEITALARAWDIPVITTLMGLGTFPASDPLWLGMPGMHGSVAANRAISEADVLLGLGLRFDDRVTGRVSGFAPHAAIIHVDLDAAEIGKIVRTHVPVRGDAAQAARLLAEGAQPPARAEWRAQLDAWKARTETPSHWGAGSAVKAVVDRLRPDDLLSSDVGQHQMLAAQLARFEKPRRWINSGGLGTMGFGLPAAIGAGMAEPGVRSVVIAGDGGFQMTAQELATLKMYDIRNVKICIINNSYLGMVRQWQELFHEKRYSEVWLGDSNPDFVKLADAYDVPAYRASTAEELPGAIDAWLADPRSALLEVVVPHEHGVFPMVPAGAALSEMIETEPARPGAPTPEASEA